One Vicugna pacos chromosome 29, VicPac4, whole genome shotgun sequence DNA window includes the following coding sequences:
- the TCF24 gene encoding transcription factor 24: MDRSGPAGSPLNDEPTPPTAATRDSSPRRTGSGPAGPGGGGARSGGGRPAAANAARERSRVQTLRHAFLELQRTLPSVPPDTKLSKLDVLLLATTYIAHLTRSLQDDADAPADPGLGALRGDGYLHPVKKWPMRSRLYIGATGQFLKHSVSGEKTNHDSFPTDSQP, from the exons ATGGACCGCAGCGGCCCCGCAGGCAGCCCCCTGAACGACGAACCCACGCCCCCGACAGCCGCCACCCGAGACTCCAGTCCCAGGCGGACCGGGTCAGGCCCGGCGGGACCGGGAGGCGGCGGCGCACGCTCCGGGGGCGGGCGGCCGgcggcagctaacgctgctcggGAGCGCAGCCGTGTGCAGACTCTGCGACACGCTTTCCTGGAGCTGCAGCGCACGCTGCCATCCGTGCCACCCGACACCAAGCTGTCCAAGCTGGACGTGCTGCTGCTGGCCACCACCTACATCGCACACCTCACCCGCAGCTTGCAGGACGACGCCGATGCGCCGGCGGACCCAGGGTTGGGCGCCCTACGGGGCGATGGCTACCTGCATCCTGTCAAG aaatgGCCTATGCGATCAAGATTGTACATCGGTGCTACTGGTCAGTTTCTGAAGCATTCTGTCTCTGGAGAGAAAACAAATCACGACAGTTTTCCAACAGACTCACAGCCTTAG